A window from Candidatus Zixiibacteriota bacterium encodes these proteins:
- the rplU gene encoding 50S ribosomal protein L21: protein MYAVFQVGGFQYTAEEGVTVQVPLMKAGEGDKFDIEEVMLISDGDNSQVGQPFVENAKIEAEVVGHGKGEKVVVYKAKRRTKYRLTQGHRQDYSEIKINKIVGPSA, encoded by the coding sequence ATGTACGCCGTTTTTCAAGTTGGCGGCTTTCAATACACGGCCGAAGAAGGAGTCACCGTTCAGGTTCCCCTCATGAAAGCCGGTGAAGGCGACAAGTTCGATATCGAGGAAGTAATGCTGATCTCCGATGGCGACAACTCGCAAGTCGGACAGCCGTTCGTCGAAAACGCCAAGATCGAAGCCGAAGTGGTCGGTCACGGCAAAGGTGAGAAGGTCGTCGTGTACAAGGCGAAACGCCGCACCAAGTACCGCCTCACCCAGGGACATCGCCAGGATTACTCAGAAATCAAGATTAACAAGATCGTCGGCCCATCGGCCTGA
- a CDS encoding tyrosinase family protein, producing MYCRQNFIDVANDTDKLDRLADALNELYDRGVIAEFADQHNTFFNNGIHWVPQFLPWHRHFLLRLEQEMQAIDSRISLPFWDWTRADGRSLEADPWLSFFGGRANSGGRFDHWDLVRTQPEPTTNTLPTVAEIKEELRNKANFFEYRAIECQSHFPGHTWTGGTMAGGSSPADPLFYLHHCNIDRLWAVWQLNNPGAEQYSTDRRPSCDNTSIAAVALGDPMVGGATPESMLVHTDLGYRYPRDLGLEVEVAGDSDFAGFISGDPVEITLATPQIIFNDVPEGDTTKRAALFQITGCGSLLFEVTNGPTGSFSLFEPGPYPHPSGSFPTDELRIWVMFTGGAPDTIDPGGVMSVVARDDDGNVVGTFNDIPILANSVARPSVAVALILDESGSMLSDAGNNRTRISVLRDAATTFVDQLYDDNGLTLVSFANSSDKLTDLQVAGSLTSSVRNEARGEIASHGPPNNQPLTSIGSGLEEAANIYGTSSIASDFDIKASIVFTDGYNTIAPDVDDAAAFINERVYAVGVADAANVNNDTLFKLADDSGGYTLVTGAIAQDDEFLLEKFFIQILAGVMNRDIVSDPGGWLTAGQIARVPFLVTKSDIEFDAIALTRHPHYVVVGLETPDGTIIDESKVPSGAYRAGTNSNSFRIVLPLVNEGKGHWEGKWNLLLALRFKRRDDDVKRRHAGAISSTQFGGTASLPYEALVHTRSNLRLSVNLDQSDITPGSTLLVRAVLSEYGQPLETHSKVTATVTRPDRTTQQLSLVRSAPGEYDTSVISSQSGVYRFHIKANGFSSRGQAFSREHLLTAVVGRPSEKPATPPRDYNAAIICELMKCLTSKKVVNEHFIRKLESIGVDWFRLRDCIEKYCRVHDKSSLIDILKRCSKK from the coding sequence ATGTACTGCCGACAGAATTTCATTGATGTTGCAAACGACACTGACAAACTCGACCGATTAGCAGATGCACTGAATGAGCTTTATGATCGAGGTGTAATTGCAGAATTTGCCGATCAACACAATACGTTTTTCAACAATGGCATTCACTGGGTGCCACAGTTTCTTCCATGGCACCGTCATTTCTTACTCAGGCTTGAACAGGAAATGCAGGCCATTGATTCGCGAATCAGTCTGCCTTTCTGGGATTGGACGAGAGCCGATGGCCGTTCACTTGAGGCCGATCCGTGGCTTTCATTCTTCGGCGGGCGTGCGAATTCGGGCGGGCGTTTTGATCACTGGGATCTGGTCCGGACGCAACCGGAACCGACAACAAATACGCTACCAACCGTAGCCGAAATAAAAGAGGAACTGAGAAACAAGGCCAATTTCTTCGAGTATCGCGCCATTGAGTGCCAGAGTCATTTCCCGGGCCATACATGGACTGGCGGGACAATGGCCGGTGGTAGTTCACCAGCCGATCCTCTGTTCTATCTGCATCACTGTAACATCGATCGGCTGTGGGCCGTGTGGCAATTGAACAATCCCGGCGCCGAGCAGTATTCTACAGATCGGCGACCAAGCTGTGATAACACATCCATAGCGGCCGTGGCGCTCGGCGACCCGATGGTTGGAGGGGCTACACCGGAATCGATGCTGGTTCATACCGACCTTGGTTACCGCTATCCTCGTGACCTGGGTTTGGAGGTCGAAGTGGCCGGCGATTCTGACTTCGCGGGGTTCATATCAGGAGACCCCGTTGAGATCACACTTGCTACACCACAGATCATATTCAACGACGTACCGGAAGGTGATACCACCAAACGCGCAGCGCTTTTTCAAATCACTGGGTGTGGATCGCTGTTATTCGAGGTAACCAATGGTCCAACCGGGTCGTTCTCACTTTTTGAACCAGGTCCATACCCTCACCCATCCGGGTCGTTCCCGACCGACGAACTTCGGATTTGGGTGATGTTCACCGGTGGTGCGCCCGACACCATCGACCCGGGTGGAGTCATGTCTGTGGTTGCTCGGGACGATGACGGAAACGTCGTGGGAACTTTCAACGACATTCCCATTCTGGCAAACTCGGTGGCCCGCCCATCCGTTGCGGTGGCGCTGATACTCGATGAATCAGGCAGCATGTTGTCGGACGCGGGCAACAACCGTACACGGATATCCGTACTCAGGGACGCAGCGACTACTTTCGTGGATCAACTGTACGACGACAACGGTCTCACTCTGGTATCTTTTGCCAACAGTAGTGACAAACTGACCGATCTGCAGGTTGCAGGCTCACTTACATCATCGGTTCGCAATGAAGCGCGAGGTGAGATTGCCTCTCATGGCCCACCCAATAATCAGCCGTTAACCTCGATTGGCTCCGGGCTTGAGGAAGCTGCCAACATCTACGGTACATCATCTATCGCATCGGATTTCGATATCAAAGCATCGATAGTGTTCACCGATGGATACAATACAATAGCGCCGGACGTTGACGATGCTGCGGCGTTTATCAACGAACGAGTCTACGCCGTGGGCGTTGCCGACGCCGCCAACGTGAACAACGATACACTGTTCAAACTGGCCGACGACAGTGGTGGTTACACGCTCGTGACCGGTGCCATCGCCCAGGACGATGAGTTCTTGCTGGAGAAATTCTTCATTCAGATTCTGGCCGGAGTGATGAATCGCGACATCGTCAGCGATCCGGGTGGTTGGCTCACGGCCGGGCAGATAGCTCGTGTTCCTTTCCTGGTAACAAAGTCGGACATCGAGTTTGATGCTATCGCCTTGACGAGACACCCGCACTACGTGGTTGTAGGCCTGGAAACACCGGATGGTACTATAATCGATGAATCTAAAGTACCGAGTGGCGCCTACCGGGCGGGAACCAACTCGAACAGTTTCCGGATAGTCCTGCCGCTTGTGAACGAAGGTAAGGGCCACTGGGAAGGTAAGTGGAATCTGCTGCTGGCCCTGCGCTTCAAGCGGCGTGATGACGATGTCAAGCGCCGTCATGCTGGTGCGATCTCATCGACACAATTCGGAGGTACGGCATCGTTGCCTTATGAGGCCTTAGTCCACACCAGGTCGAATCTTCGACTCAGTGTGAACCTGGACCAAAGTGACATCACTCCCGGGTCGACGCTTCTGGTGCGAGCGGTGCTTTCGGAATACGGTCAGCCGCTTGAAACGCACTCCAAGGTAACAGCAACCGTAACGCGACCGGACAGAACCACTCAACAGCTATCTTTAGTCAGGTCAGCGCCCGGCGAATATGACACATCGGTAATCTCGTCGCAATCCGGTGTCTATCGGTTTCACATCAAAGCTAACGGTTTCTCCTCGCGCGGGCAGGCCTTTAGCCGAGAACACTTGCTTACAGCCGTTGTGGGACGTCCATCCGAAAAACCAGCTACGCCGCCACGAGACTACAATGCGGCTATCATTTGTGAATTGATGAAGTGTTTGACAAGCAAGAAGGTGGTCAACGAGCATTTTATACGCAAGCTGGAATCGATAGGCGTTGATTGGTTCCGACTACGAGACTGCATTGAGAAGTATTGCAGGGTCCATGATAAGAGTAGCCTGATTGACATTCTGAAGCGTTGTTCAAAAAAGTAG
- a CDS encoding PQQ-binding-like beta-propeller repeat protein, producing MVYFGTDEGKSSKQGSLYALNRLSGELLWKLNVENGVPSDPAILDSLIYVVNYAGILLAVNRATGVTVWEFGRAPVEEDNSVLTDLLGESKPKRGRSNPMVLDNSVIFHGNPQKLYAVDGQSGQEIWSHKLTDKISTQLMLVDNLVAYGTESKSIVFVNSVDGTTVRVSTQPLSPRSAMKLHDGRLIYMGCLEENGSKREVASIDPDNGSVHWTASMDGLGETKGFWYSPRIHVWKDRVILGTSTGLLAGYSVSDGALVFSCQFGGRIRGIGSHRDILYVGTYGGKLYAMRLE from the coding sequence GTGGTATACTTCGGGACCGATGAGGGCAAGAGCAGCAAACAGGGTTCGTTATATGCGTTGAATAGACTAAGCGGTGAGTTGCTCTGGAAACTGAATGTCGAAAACGGTGTCCCCTCAGACCCGGCAATTCTGGACAGTCTGATATATGTAGTCAACTACGCAGGCATCCTGCTCGCCGTCAACCGAGCAACCGGTGTGACCGTCTGGGAGTTCGGCAGGGCACCGGTCGAGGAGGACAACTCGGTTTTGACAGACCTTCTGGGTGAGTCAAAACCAAAGAGGGGTCGGTCCAATCCTATGGTATTGGACAACTCGGTAATCTTCCACGGCAACCCTCAAAAACTCTACGCGGTCGACGGTCAGTCGGGCCAAGAGATTTGGTCGCACAAACTGACAGATAAGATCAGCACTCAACTGATGCTGGTCGACAACCTCGTAGCGTATGGGACGGAATCGAAAAGCATCGTCTTTGTCAACAGTGTCGACGGGACGACCGTGCGCGTATCCACCCAGCCGCTGTCGCCAAGAAGCGCGATGAAACTCCACGATGGTCGGCTGATCTATATGGGCTGTCTGGAAGAGAACGGGTCAAAGCGAGAGGTGGCGTCTATCGATCCTGACAATGGATCGGTTCACTGGACAGCGTCAATGGATGGACTGGGTGAAACGAAAGGGTTTTGGTACAGCCCGCGGATTCATGTCTGGAAGGACAGGGTGATCCTCGGTACGTCCACAGGTTTGCTGGCGGGCTACAGTGTGTCGGATGGCGCGCTTGTTTTCAGTTGCCAGTTTGGTGGGCGTATCCGAGGCATAGGGAGCCACCGGGATATTCTATATGTAGGCACTTACGGCGGTAAGCTGTATGCAATGCGGTTGGAGTAG
- the uvrB gene encoding excinuclease ABC subunit UvrB, which yields MGDKTDAAGAFQLQSTFAPKGDQPQAIAELIDGLKRDQKHQTLLGVTGSGKTFTIANVIAQWGRPALVLSHNKTLAAQLFGELKAFFPNNAVEFFISYYDYYQPEAYIPTTDTFIEKDTSVNEDIDRLRLRATASLLDREDVIIVASVSCIYGLGSPEEYKRQFMMLEVGREYDRDEVIRKLIEIHYNRNDIDFSRGNFRVRGDTIELIPAYHENAYRIEFFGDDIERISEIHPLTGEILADRKKLAVYPAKHFITSRPQLDVAIKLIEEELAVRLEQLRANNSLLEAQRLEMRTRYDLEMLRELGYCTGIENYSRHLTNRKEGERPFTLIDFLGDDFLTIIDESHQSIPQVRGMFHGDRSRKEVLVSHGFRLPSALDNRPLYFEEFENLVNHRIYVSATPADYELEKCEGVVVEQVIRPTGLLDPIVTVKPLATQVDDLLEQIKQRKATGERVLVTTLTKRMSEDLTDYLSKAGVRVRYLHSEVASIDRTEIIRDLRLKAFDVLIGVNLLREGLDLPEVSLVAILDADKEGFLRSARALIQTAGRAARNKNGEVIFYADKITNSMRKAIDETERRRKKQLGYNQEHNIQPETIFKTRDEILRATRFADSKTVEEETVEKPSNFAQMGTEDQLAFMMTAMKKAADNLDFETAVLLRDEITRIKEEMKKSAAKNEPRRLGP from the coding sequence ATGGGTGACAAAACCGACGCGGCCGGCGCGTTTCAGTTGCAGTCGACCTTTGCCCCCAAAGGCGACCAGCCGCAGGCAATCGCCGAACTGATCGATGGTCTGAAAAGGGATCAGAAACACCAAACGCTGCTTGGCGTCACCGGCTCCGGCAAAACATTCACGATTGCCAACGTGATAGCCCAGTGGGGCCGCCCTGCCCTGGTGCTGTCGCACAACAAGACACTGGCCGCGCAGCTTTTCGGTGAGCTTAAAGCCTTCTTCCCTAACAATGCAGTCGAGTTTTTTATCAGTTACTACGACTATTACCAACCGGAAGCATACATCCCAACCACCGACACTTTTATCGAGAAAGACACCTCGGTCAATGAAGATATCGACCGGCTGCGTCTGCGTGCGACAGCATCACTACTGGACCGGGAGGATGTTATAATCGTTGCTTCGGTATCGTGCATCTATGGCCTCGGCTCTCCGGAAGAGTACAAACGCCAGTTTATGATGCTCGAAGTCGGCCGGGAATACGACCGTGATGAAGTTATCCGCAAGCTGATCGAGATACATTATAATCGTAACGATATCGATTTCAGTCGCGGCAATTTCCGTGTGCGCGGCGATACGATCGAACTGATCCCGGCCTACCATGAGAACGCTTACCGTATCGAGTTCTTCGGTGATGACATCGAGAGAATCAGCGAGATCCACCCGCTGACCGGCGAGATTCTGGCTGATCGCAAAAAGCTGGCCGTCTATCCTGCCAAGCACTTTATCACCAGCCGCCCACAGCTTGATGTCGCTATCAAGCTGATCGAAGAGGAACTGGCTGTTCGTCTTGAACAGTTGCGGGCCAACAACTCGCTTTTGGAAGCACAGCGATTGGAGATGCGGACCCGATACGATCTGGAGATGCTCCGAGAGTTGGGATACTGCACGGGAATCGAGAACTACTCGCGGCATCTTACCAACCGCAAAGAAGGTGAACGACCGTTCACACTTATAGACTTTCTGGGCGACGATTTCCTGACCATTATAGATGAGTCGCACCAATCGATTCCACAGGTGCGTGGGATGTTCCACGGTGACCGTAGTCGCAAGGAAGTTCTTGTTTCGCACGGATTCAGGTTGCCATCGGCTCTGGACAACCGGCCCTTGTACTTTGAGGAGTTCGAGAATCTGGTCAATCACAGAATCTATGTCAGCGCCACACCGGCCGACTACGAACTGGAAAAATGCGAAGGAGTTGTGGTCGAACAGGTGATACGACCAACCGGCCTTTTGGACCCAATCGTAACGGTAAAGCCGCTGGCCACGCAGGTGGATGATCTGCTGGAACAGATCAAGCAACGTAAAGCCACCGGCGAACGAGTGCTCGTTACCACTTTGACCAAACGAATGTCTGAGGACTTGACCGATTATCTCAGCAAAGCCGGAGTGCGAGTGAGATACCTGCACTCGGAGGTTGCTTCGATCGATCGTACCGAGATAATTCGGGATCTGCGCTTGAAGGCGTTCGACGTGTTGATCGGCGTGAACCTATTGCGTGAAGGGCTCGATTTGCCGGAGGTATCGCTGGTGGCGATTCTGGATGCCGACAAAGAAGGCTTTCTGCGTTCGGCTCGGGCCTTGATACAAACAGCCGGCCGTGCGGCTCGCAACAAGAACGGCGAGGTGATCTTCTACGCCGACAAGATCACCAACTCCATGCGCAAGGCTATAGATGAAACCGAACGTCGGCGCAAGAAGCAGCTTGGGTACAACCAGGAGCACAACATCCAGCCGGAGACGATTTTCAAGACGCGCGACGAAATCCTCCGGGCAACCCGGTTTGCCGACTCCAAAACAGTGGAAGAAGAGACGGTGGAAAAACCGTCGAATTTTGCCCAAATGGGAACCGAGGATCAGCTTGCGTTCATGATGACGGCGATGAAAAAGGCGGCCGACAACCTGGATTTTGAGACCGCTGTCCTGTTGAGAGATGAGATCACCCGTATAAAAGAAGAAATGAAAAAAAGCGCGGCAAAAAATGAGCCTCGCAGACTTGGTCCGTGA